The sequence GCGGCCCGACTCGGTTGAGGCGTCGAGGGTCAGGTGATCACTGAACGAATATCAACCGAAACCAGATCCAATCTCAATCATCAACCACCACACCGTGCTCCCAGCAATCGCCCTAATCCCTCAATCAGCCCCCCTCGCCAACAGAGTGAATCATGCCCGCCGCAATAAACCCGATACTGTAATCGATGCCCGGCACGGCGTAGCGCTTCACTCATCACTTCATTGACCTGATAAATCACATCCTCGTGGCGGCCTGCTTCCATAAATATATTCAACGGCTGGTTAGCCCCCAACCCTTGCAACACCTGCTCAGTCAACCAGCCCTGACGCTCGACCGTACCGGCGGTTAACCCCTTAACATGGTCGACGTCCGGCCACCAAAAAGAACCCGATTGGCTCAGCACGCAGCCAAAACGCTGTGGCCAGTGTAATCCGGCATACAGCGATGCCAAGCCGCCAAAACTTTGCCCCGCCACCACGGTGCGAGATGGCTGCTCGGTAAAGGGTTGCAGCAAGGCCACTTGCGGTAACAGCTCCGTTTGCAACGCCTGCCAGAAATCCTGATTGCAGGGCAGTTCCTGTGAACGATGCTTTTGGTCAATGATATCTACCAACACATACACAGTGGCAGGAAGGCGGCCCACAGCGGTTTCATTATCCAGTACGCCAAACAGTGGCTGTCTCTCCGCCCAATACTGCCCATCGAGCAAGATAGCTAATGGCCGCTCGGCCAGAGCTTCAGCACTGCCCGTAGAGTAAATCCACACCTTGCGGCTGTTAGCTAATAACGGGCTGTCCCAAGTGATCAGTTGCAGCCGTTGTGGATCGGGCGGGAGTGGTTGGCCTGCATCAATGGGGTGCCAGGCGGGCTGTGGCAGAGCATCGGCTAAATGTATCGCCGAGAGCGCCATCCCCCGATAACTAGCATGGGCGGCAGTGTGGTTTAGCGGGTCGTTTTCCGCCAGATCCATTAATGAGATCCACCAATTACGCTGTGCCAGACGCCGCTCCTGCCGGCTGCCTGCCGGCAAACACAAACACGTCTCGCCAGTGACGGGAATAAAGCTGTAGCTGCCGCGAAAATCAGACTCCACCTCCGCCTGCCAATACCAGACATCGGTCTGGCCCAACCGCTGGAGGGTTTCAGGATTGACACTGTGGTGATCAGTTACACCGTTGACGTCGATATATACCCGGCTAACCACAGCATCGCGCGCCCTACCCTGCCGATCACGCCAGAGAAATGTCAGCTTTACTTTGCCCTCACCCAGCGGTTCAGCCAGTGGAGTGCCCCACTGTGCAATCTGCTGCCACCAGCCGTCACTGCCGGCCGAAGGTGAGTGTAACAACTGCTGACTATCTGGATATCGGTTCACCACGCTCACGGACTATCCTTTTTGAGTAGGCTCAGAATTATTAATATTACCGATAATTGATTAAAGAAAAGTAAATTTTTACCTCGATTCGCGCCATTTATGCCTCGCGTTTTAAAAAAAACAGAATAAATTCAGTGTGCTAACCTTTATGTAACCTTTCCATTCAATCAGCGTAACCGGACAAAACCATTCTAAAAACAGGGGGATAGCCCTATACTCGCTGACAGCATAATTTCATACCGCCACTCATTCGGGTTAAAAATGCCAGTATTCATGGGAATATCACAGCTTATGCATCGGATGCGCGCCAGTAAAAAGCGCATGTGCGGTATGCTGCTGATTGCCTGCTGGTTGATCCTCAATGCGCAATTGGCGGTTGCCAGCCATCAATGTGATATCACGCCTGCCGCCTCGCCAGTCTTTACTCAGCACCAAGGCCATTTGCAGAACCAAGGTCATTTGCAGAACCAGATGCATGACATGCCATCGATGATGAATATGTCCCATGGTCAGGCGCAAAACTCACTGTGCGAAAAGCACTGCATCCCTGACTCAGTGCAGTCTGACAGCGGTATGCTGGTACTGGCAGCCCTGCCGACCCATACTGAATTAGTGCTGGCAGATGTGCAGCAAAACCCGCGCATTCACCGCCTTGACTGGCAAACACCCCCAATTGTTGGCCCCCCCACCGAAATCGTTTTCTGCCGATTTAGAGAGTAACTCCAGACCTAGCTGATCGCATTTTTCAGGCCGCCTTAGTGCGGTGCGTTGCGCTTATTTTATGTTTTGGAGTTATTCCTATGAGTTTCTTATCTAATGCCCTCTCCGCGACTGCGGCTGTTGTACTTTCTGCGGTGACTCTGTTCTCTGCCCCCCTGTTTGCCGCGACTCAACCAATGGCAGACAGTATGCCGATGTCCCACCCTCATGGGGCGATGATGGCGGATAGCGCCGCTACTGACGCCGATAATTACCACTCGCGCGGGCAGATTAAAGCCTGGAGTGCTACCAGTGTCTCCATCGCCCATACCGCCATTCCGGCGCTGAACTGGCCACCGATGACCATGAGCTTCGACCTGCCGGAGAGTTTGGTCGCAGCCCCCTTGCCGGTCGGCACGCCGGTGACATTCAGCTTTCGCCAAACCCCTCAGGGCTATCAGTTGACCGCCATTTCAGCGCAGCAGCCGTAAGGCGGGAGTCACCATGAACTCATCACTTAATCACCCGCCACAGGGGCGGCCCACGGCTGCAT comes from Yersinia bercovieri ATCC 43970 and encodes:
- a CDS encoding copper-binding protein encodes the protein MSFLSNALSATAAVVLSAVTLFSAPLFAATQPMADSMPMSHPHGAMMADSAATDADNYHSRGQIKAWSATSVSIAHTAIPALNWPPMTMSFDLPESLVAAPLPVGTPVTFSFRQTPQGYQLTAISAQQP
- the fes gene encoding enterochelin esterase, whose product is MSVVNRYPDSQQLLHSPSAGSDGWWQQIAQWGTPLAEPLGEGKVKLTFLWRDRQGRARDAVVSRVYIDVNGVTDHHSVNPETLQRLGQTDVWYWQAEVESDFRGSYSFIPVTGETCLCLPAGSRQERRLAQRNWWISLMDLAENDPLNHTAAHASYRGMALSAIHLADALPQPAWHPIDAGQPLPPDPQRLQLITWDSPLLANSRKVWIYSTGSAEALAERPLAILLDGQYWAERQPLFGVLDNETAVGRLPATVYVLVDIIDQKHRSQELPCNQDFWQALQTELLPQVALLQPFTEQPSRTVVAGQSFGGLASLYAGLHWPQRFGCVLSQSGSFWWPDVDHVKGLTAGTVERQGWLTEQVLQGLGANQPLNIFMEAGRHEDVIYQVNEVMSEALRRAGHRLQYRVYCGGHDSLCWRGGLIEGLGRLLGARCGG